From a single Labrus bergylta chromosome 14, fLabBer1.1, whole genome shotgun sequence genomic region:
- the igsf5a gene encoding immunoglobulin superfamily member 5 yields the protein MTRPEPLLPSKCHSLRWSLCSPAVLGNEALVHSTQRGSSHSENKTRMTLSWKSSWPTLYCIFSLLCASGDSAGPDQFQLQPLNSTVLKASDVSFNATVQGNWQIMTWTVRGLLVLVVPFSDNITSSSQRYTAGFCSGDDPSCVEFTMRNVSRGDAGPVVCAVQGAYGSKTAQLHVQENGSVSVTAGNLKVMQDEQVEFQCDTASWFPSPTVSWALNDHLVDSSLYNTTSMADGDSFNSTSVLKFQAVRNTTVECRATLETLTKPQSSSVFLVVVPKPPDWTVLIATVVSIGGFALLVLLIIGIIFCYKRRKEKQPNYRDEVRRVRTQSQLSAVTAVGRGQVNAGYVKDGQTNVIPSDITDSSFSQANGSNFLEMPDVVNSNQTGNVFCLSGTVDESGFKKHRHVTIV from the exons ATGACCAGACCTGAACCTTTGCTCCCTTCAAAGTGCCACAGCCTCAGGTGGAGTCTCTGCTCACCTGCTGTGTTAGGAAATGAAGCTTTGGTTCACTCGACACAACGGGGGAGCTCTCACTCA GAAAACAAAACTAGAATGACTTTGTCCTGGAAATCATCATGGCCTACACTTTACTGCATCTTCTCATTACTCTGTGCATCTGGAG ATTCAGCGGGTCCAGATCAGTTCCAGCTGCAGCCACTAAACTCCACGGTGCTGAAAGCCTCTGACGTGAGTTTCAACGCCACCGTGCAGGGAAACTGGCAGATCATGACCTGGACAGTCAGAGGTCTGCTGGTCCTCGTGGTCCCCTTCAGTGATAacatcacctcctcctcacagCGGTACACTGCAGGGTTCTGCTCCGGAGATGACCCAAGCTGTGTGGAGTTCACCATGAGGAACGTCAGCCGGGGAGACGCTGGGCCCGTGGTCTGCGCTGTGCAGGGGGCGTACGGGTCAAAGACTGCACAGCTTCACGTGCAAG AGAATGGTTCAGTCAGCGTCACAGCAGGAAACCTGAAGGTGATGCAGGACGAGCAGGTGGAGTTCCAGTGTGATACAGCTTCTTGGTTTCCTTCACCAACTGTCAGCTGGGCTCTAAATGATCACCTTGTGGACAGCAGCCTTTACAACACCACCAGCATGGCTGATGGGGATTCTTTTAACTCCACCAGTGTCCTCAAGTTTCAGGCTGTCAGAAACACCACAGTGGAGTGTCGGGCGACCCTGGAGACGCTGACAAAACCACAAAGCAGCTCAGTATTCTTAGTGGTTG TTCCCAAGCCTCCAGACTGGACAGTGCTGATTGCAACGGTTGTGTCCATCGGAGGATTCGCTCTGCTGGTTTTACTCATCATAGGAATCATCTTCTGCTACAAACGCAGGAAAGAAAAAC AGCCCAACTATCGAGATGAAGTGAG gaGGGTGAGAACACAGAGTCAGTTAAGTGCTGTCACTGCAGTCGGACGGGGTCAGGTGAACGCAGGTTACGTGAAGGATGGTCAAACAA ATGTTATTCCTAGCGACATCACTGACAGCAGTTTCTCACAGGCAAATGGCTCAAATTTTTTGGAG atgcCTGATGTTGTGAACAGTAACCAGACAGGAAACGTCTTCTGTCTCTCGGGTACTGTGGATGAATCAGGCTTCAAGAAACACAGACATGTCACCATTGTGTGA